Proteins encoded together in one Carya illinoinensis cultivar Pawnee chromosome 3, C.illinoinensisPawnee_v1, whole genome shotgun sequence window:
- the LOC122303518 gene encoding uncharacterized protein LOC122303518, whose amino-acid sequence MNREDQVLDPEQQKKGTWGREDISGNIKGKDDSVTTYSPIHPREEQRIKGSVLGGDNIGRETRDMRDPIPTKMSTNSTPIYASSVPTFPGQEQQPKADIALRQEEDHKRNVDVSSKEQPAKSSDGLKENIELIKEQPPKHEADDLRNSERPRNTNIELPVQKEDHHPLKEQQNSFNFPARENSTHDKKDNANIPEGIPIGDREGLPQPVNLAVLIQPPTSNENKNGKIEVDVKVSICCRCSIL is encoded by the exons ATGAATAGGGAGGATCAAGTTCTCGACCCAGAGCAGCAGAAAAAGGGTACCTGGGGACGGGAAGACATTAGCGGCAACATTAAAGGCAAAGACGACAGCGTTACAACGTATAGCCCTATCCATCCACGAGAAGAGCAACGCATTAAGGGTAGTGTTCTTGGAGGGGACAACATCGGAAGAGAAACAAGAGACATGAGAGATCCCATCCCTACAAAGATGAGCACAAACAGCACTCCAATATATGCAAGTTCAGTACCGACGTTTCCGGGTCAAGAGCAGCAGCCAAAAGCAGATATTGCTCTCAGGCAGGAGGAAGATCACAAGAGAAATG TAGATGTGTCGTCAAAAGAGCAACCTGCAAAGAGTTCTGATGGGTTAAAAGAAAATATCGAGTTGATAAAAGAACAGCCACCAAAACATGAAGCTGATGATCTTCGCAACAGCGAGAGACCTCGCAACACCAATATCGAACTCCCCGTGCAAAAAGAAG ATCATCATCCGTTGAAAGAGCAGCAGAATAGCTTTAACTTTCCTGCACGAGAAAATTCTACTCATGACAAGAAGGACAACGCGAATATACCCGAAGGGATCCCGATTG GAGATCGTGAAGGGTTGCCGCAGCCCGTGAATCTGGCCGTCCTCATTCAACCACCAACGTCCAACGAAAACAAGAATG GAAAGATTGAAGTAGACGTTAAAGTCAGCATTTGCTGCCGATGttcaatattataa
- the LOC122303520 gene encoding iron-sulfur assembly protein IscA, chloroplastic-like, with amino-acid sequence MAFSAITTRCPFFLPLTQNPPSSSSPQNSVSFRHSPLKVNGRKPISIRAVSVSAAPASEGVTPAILLTDNALKHLNKMRLERTEDLCLRIGVKQGGCSGMSYTMEFENISNTRSDDSIIEYNGFVIVCDPKSLLFLFGMQLDYSDALIGGGFSFKNPNATQTCGCGKSFAAEM; translated from the exons ATGGCGTTCTCTGCGATTACAACCCGTTGccccttttttcttcctctaacCCAAAACCCCCCGTCAAGCTCTTCACCTCAAAATTCAGTTTCTTTCCGACATTCCCCATTAAAAGTAAACGGTCGAAAACCTATTTCAATTCGAGCAGTTTCGGTCTCAg CTGCACCAGCATCTGAGGGCGTCACACCAGCAATTTTGCTTACAGATAATGCGTTGAAGCACTTGAATAAGATGAGGCTTGAGCGTACTGAAGATTTGTGCTTGAGAATTGGTGTCAAGCAGGGTGGATGCTCTGGCATGTCTTATACAATGgagtttgaaaatatatcaaatacACGATCAGACGATTCGATCATCGAATATAATGGTTTTGTGATTG TTTGTGATCCAAAGAGCCTTCTTTTCTTATTCGGGATGCAGTTGGACTATAGTGATGCTCTAATTGGTGGAGGCTTCTCCTTCAAGAACCCAAATGCTACACAAACATGCGGTTGTGGTAAATCCTTTGCAGCTGAGATGTGA
- the LOC122303519 gene encoding ras-related protein Rab7-like isoform X1: MDGSTTRKRSLLKVIVLGDSGVGKTSLMNQYVYNKFSQRYKATIGADFVTKEVQIDDKLVTLQIWDTAGQERFQSLGSAFYRGAECCVLVYDVNAHKSFETLNTWREEFLKQVDPAAPGNFPFILLGNKIDKDGGNSRVVSERQAKEWCASRANIPYFETSAKEGYNVDEAFLFVARAALANEQGWDLDSYFQGLSESLSDIERRGSCAC, translated from the exons ATGGACGGGAGTACTACCAGAAAAAGAAGCTTGCTAAAAGTGATTGTCCTTGGTGATAGTGG GGTGGGAAAGACATCTTTGATGAATCA ATATGTTTATAACAAGTTCAGTCAACGATATAAAGCTACAATTGGTGCTGATTTTGTCACAAAAGAAGTACAGATTGATGATAAACTGGTCACTTTACAG ATTTGGGATACAGCAGGGCAGGAAAGGTTTCAAAGTCTAGGGTCTGCATTTTATAGAGGGGCCGAATGTTGTGTTCTTGTATATGATGTAAATGCACATAAATCATTTGAAACACTGAACACTTGGCGTGAAGAATTCCTTAAACAG GTAGATCCGGCTGCACCCGGCAACTTTCCCTTTATATTACTTGGAAATAAGATTGACAAAGATGGTGGAAACAGCCGAGTG GTTTCTGAAAGGCAAGCTAAGGAGTGGTGTGCTTCCAGGGCAAATATACCTTACTTTGAGACTTCAGCGAAAGAGGGCTACAACGTTGATGAAGCATTTCTGTTTGTTGCTAGAGCTGCACTAGCTAATGAACAAGGATGGGATTTAGACAG TTACTTCCAGGGTCTCTCAGAATCTTTATCAGATATTGAACGGAGAGGATCTTGTGCATGCTAA
- the LOC122303519 gene encoding ras-related protein Rab7-like isoform X2, whose protein sequence is MDGSTTRKRSLLKVIVLGDSGVGKTSLMNQYVYNKFSQRYKATIGADFVTKEVQIDDKLVTLQIWDTAGQERFQSLGSAFYRGAECCVLVYDVNAHKSFETLNTWREEFLKQIRLHPATFPLYYLEIRLTKMVETAEWFLKGKLRSGVLPGQIYLTLRLQRKRATTLMKHFCLLLELH, encoded by the exons ATGGACGGGAGTACTACCAGAAAAAGAAGCTTGCTAAAAGTGATTGTCCTTGGTGATAGTGG GGTGGGAAAGACATCTTTGATGAATCA ATATGTTTATAACAAGTTCAGTCAACGATATAAAGCTACAATTGGTGCTGATTTTGTCACAAAAGAAGTACAGATTGATGATAAACTGGTCACTTTACAG ATTTGGGATACAGCAGGGCAGGAAAGGTTTCAAAGTCTAGGGTCTGCATTTTATAGAGGGGCCGAATGTTGTGTTCTTGTATATGATGTAAATGCACATAAATCATTTGAAACACTGAACACTTGGCGTGAAGAATTCCTTAAACAG ATCCGGCTGCACCCGGCAACTTTCCCTTTATATTACTTGGAAATAAGATTGACAAAGATGGTGGAAACAGCCGAGTG GTTTCTGAAAGGCAAGCTAAGGAGTGGTGTGCTTCCAGGGCAAATATACCTTACTTTGAGACTTCAGCGAAAGAGGGCTACAACGTTGATGAAGCATTTCTGTTTGTTGCTAGAGCTGCACTAG
- the LOC122303524 gene encoding probable WRKY transcription factor 51 isoform X2, which translates to MDRFPENPNLNPNYTHLPEIAADPLSWDFELWEYLNMLDGGADQDSTSQQRIASSEKIMDASSAGSIGATSRNNDICQIIGVKKSKMDAGHRVAFRTQSELDVMDDGFKWRKYGKKSVKNSPNPRNYYKCSSGGCNVKKRVERDGEDASYVITTYEGVHNHESPCVVYYNQTPLMVPTGWTLQANSSHSSSSS; encoded by the exons ATGGATCGTTTCCCTGAAAACCCTAATCTTAACCCTAATTACACACACCTACCCGAGATTGCTGCTGATCCTTTGTCTTGGGATTTCGAATTGTGGGAGTATCTGAATATGCTTGATGGTGGTGCTGACCAAGACTCGACGTCCCAGCAAAGAATAGCATCATCGGAAAAGATCATGGACGCCTCATCTGCCGGATCCATTGGTGCAACATCGAGAAATAACGACAT ATGCCAAATTATTGGGGTGAAGAAAAGTAAGATGGATGCTGGTCATAGGGTTGCATTTAGAACCCAATCAGAGCTGGATGTGATGGATGATGGATTTAAGTGGAGGAAGTACGGAAAGAAATCTGTCAAGAACAGCCCAAACCCAag GAACTACTACAAATGTTCAAGCGGAGGATGCAACGTGAAGAAGAGGGTGGAGAGGGACGGAGAAGACGCTAGCTACGTGATAACAACGTACGAGGGAGTGCACAACCATGAAAGTCCTTGTGTTGTCTATTATAACCAGACCCCTCTTATGGTTCCTACTGGTTGGACTTTACAAGCTAATTCCTcccactcttcttcttcctcctga
- the LOC122303524 gene encoding probable WRKY transcription factor 51 isoform X1 — protein sequence MDRFPENPNLNPNYTHLPEIAADPLSWDFELWEYLNMLDGGADQDSTSQQRIASSEKIMDASSAGSIGATSRNNDIRCQIIGVKKSKMDAGHRVAFRTQSELDVMDDGFKWRKYGKKSVKNSPNPRNYYKCSSGGCNVKKRVERDGEDASYVITTYEGVHNHESPCVVYYNQTPLMVPTGWTLQANSSHSSSSS from the exons ATGGATCGTTTCCCTGAAAACCCTAATCTTAACCCTAATTACACACACCTACCCGAGATTGCTGCTGATCCTTTGTCTTGGGATTTCGAATTGTGGGAGTATCTGAATATGCTTGATGGTGGTGCTGACCAAGACTCGACGTCCCAGCAAAGAATAGCATCATCGGAAAAGATCATGGACGCCTCATCTGCCGGATCCATTGGTGCAACATCGAGAAATAACGACAT AAGATGCCAAATTATTGGGGTGAAGAAAAGTAAGATGGATGCTGGTCATAGGGTTGCATTTAGAACCCAATCAGAGCTGGATGTGATGGATGATGGATTTAAGTGGAGGAAGTACGGAAAGAAATCTGTCAAGAACAGCCCAAACCCAag GAACTACTACAAATGTTCAAGCGGAGGATGCAACGTGAAGAAGAGGGTGGAGAGGGACGGAGAAGACGCTAGCTACGTGATAACAACGTACGAGGGAGTGCACAACCATGAAAGTCCTTGTGTTGTCTATTATAACCAGACCCCTCTTATGGTTCCTACTGGTTGGACTTTACAAGCTAATTCCTcccactcttcttcttcctcctga